A genomic window from Pseudogulbenkiania sp. MAI-1 includes:
- a CDS encoding thymidylate synthase, whose protein sequence is MRQYLDLISHVLEHGHQKSDRTGTGTLSVFGYQMRFDLKEWFPLITTKKLHLKSIVHELLWFLKGDTNIRYLKDNGVSIWDEWADENGDLGPVYGYQWRSWPAPDGGHIDQIAKVVEMIRKNPDSRRLIVSAWNPALVDKMALPPCHALFQFYVADGRLSCQLYQRSADIFLGVPFNIASYALLTMMVAQVCGLKPGEFVHTLGDAHLYLNHLEQAKLQLQREPRPLPTMKINPDVTDLFAFRFEDFTLEGYDPHPHIKAKVAV, encoded by the coding sequence ATGAGACAGTACCTCGACCTGATATCACATGTGCTTGAGCACGGTCATCAAAAATCCGATCGTACCGGCACCGGTACGCTGTCCGTTTTCGGCTATCAGATGCGTTTTGATCTGAAGGAGTGGTTTCCTCTAATAACCACCAAGAAGCTGCACCTGAAATCCATCGTGCACGAACTGCTGTGGTTCCTGAAGGGCGACACCAATATCCGTTACCTCAAGGACAACGGCGTGTCGATCTGGGACGAGTGGGCGGACGAGAACGGCGACCTGGGACCGGTCTACGGCTACCAGTGGCGGAGCTGGCCGGCGCCGGATGGGGGTCACATCGACCAGATCGCCAAGGTGGTCGAGATGATCCGCAAGAATCCGGATTCGCGCCGCCTGATCGTCTCGGCCTGGAACCCGGCGCTGGTCGACAAGATGGCGCTGCCGCCGTGCCACGCGCTGTTCCAGTTCTACGTCGCCGATGGCCGGCTCTCTTGCCAGCTCTACCAGCGCTCGGCCGACATCTTCCTCGGCGTACCGTTCAACATCGCCTCGTACGCGCTGTTGACGATGATGGTGGCGCAGGTGTGCGGCCTGAAGCCGGGCGAGTTCGTGCACACGCTAGGCGATGCGCATCTGTATCTCAATCACCTCGAACAGGCCAAACTGCAATTGCAGCGCGAACCGCGCCCGCTGCCGACGATGAAGATCAATCCCGACGTCACCGACCTGTTCGCCTTCCGCTTCGAAGACTTCACGCTGGAAGGTTACGATCCGCATCCGCACATCAAGGCCAAGGTGGCGGTATGA
- the flhB gene encoding flagellar biosynthesis protein FlhB: MAEDSDLERTEAATGRRLQQAREEGNIPRSRELSTFAVTMAGVALLMMQGERLGDFIMQLMRRLFTFDHDMVQHTEPVLLRFKESLIDTLLQLLPIFGGLALVAAVVPLLVGGWNLTFKSIEPKLSKLNPAHGIKRMFSLSALTEALKAILKSMVIGGVATWVIWNERTELIGLISMPLETALGKMMELTFHTFLLVVGAMLLLVVVDVPFQIWNYHKQLRMTKEEVKQEYKEQEGSPEVKGRIRQLQRQAAQRRMMQEIPSANVIVTNPTHYAVALKYTEGMRAPQVVAKGRLKLAEKIIETGREHRITVMRVPSFARALYFNAEPGDEVPSRLYGAAAQVLAYVYQLKLYEYNGGLAPVYPENVEVPADLDPESKRQQDAAPTANP, from the coding sequence ATGGCAGAAGATTCCGACCTCGAACGAACAGAAGCTGCGACCGGACGGCGACTGCAACAAGCCCGCGAAGAAGGCAACATCCCGCGCTCGCGCGAGCTATCGACGTTCGCCGTCACCATGGCCGGCGTGGCGCTGCTGATGATGCAGGGAGAACGGCTGGGCGACTTCATCATGCAACTGATGCGCCGGCTGTTCACCTTCGACCACGACATGGTGCAGCACACCGAGCCAGTGCTGCTGCGCTTCAAGGAATCCCTGATCGATACCCTGCTGCAGCTCTTGCCCATTTTCGGCGGGCTGGCATTGGTGGCGGCGGTCGTCCCGCTGCTGGTCGGCGGCTGGAACCTGACCTTCAAGAGCATTGAGCCCAAGCTGTCCAAGCTCAACCCGGCCCACGGCATCAAGCGCATGTTCTCGCTCAGCGCGCTGACCGAGGCGCTCAAGGCGATCCTGAAGAGCATGGTGATCGGCGGCGTGGCCACCTGGGTGATCTGGAACGAGCGCACCGAGCTGATCGGCCTGATTTCCATGCCGCTGGAAACGGCACTGGGCAAGATGATGGAACTGACCTTCCACACCTTCCTGCTGGTGGTCGGCGCCATGCTGCTGCTGGTCGTGGTCGACGTGCCGTTCCAGATCTGGAACTACCACAAACAGCTGCGCATGACCAAGGAAGAGGTCAAGCAGGAATACAAGGAGCAGGAAGGCTCGCCGGAAGTGAAGGGCCGTATCCGCCAACTGCAGCGCCAGGCCGCGCAGCGGCGCATGATGCAGGAGATTCCGTCGGCCAACGTGATCGTGACCAACCCGACCCATTACGCCGTGGCGCTCAAGTACACCGAGGGCATGCGCGCGCCGCAGGTGGTCGCCAAGGGCCGGCTCAAGCTGGCCGAGAAGATCATCGAGACCGGCCGCGAGCACCGCATCACCGTGATGCGCGTGCCGAGCTTCGCCCGTGCGCTGTATTTCAACGCCGAACCGGGCGACGAAGTGCCCTCCCGCCTGTACGGCGCGGCGGCGCAGGTGCTCGCCTACGTCTACCAGCTCAAGCTGTACGAATACAACGGCGGACTGGCGCCGGTCTACCCCGAGAACGTCGAGGTGCCCGCCGACCTTGACCCCGAAAGCAAACGCCAGCAAGATGCGGCGCCGACAGCTAACCCTTAA
- the flhA gene encoding flagellar biosynthesis protein FlhA, protein MDTILEQLKRFNLTRLAGPVLIILILTMMVLPLPPVILDIFFTFNIAVSVIVLLVGINVRQPLDFSAFPSVLLVTTLLRLSLNVASSRVILLQGHTGPDAAGKVIESFSHFLVGSNVAIGVVVFVILTIINFVVITKGAGRIAEVSARFTLDAMPGKQMAIDADLNAGLIGEEEARKRRSTIAEEANFFGAMDGASKFVRGDAMAGIMIILINIVGGLIVGVVQHDLAVSRAAETYTLLTIGDGLVAQIPGLIISTAAGIVVSRVGTERDLSEQFLGQLFTKPSVLYITAAVIGIIGMIPNMPHFAFLLIASLLASLGWTMEKRQRAQEQQAQLAKAAPPPPSEQQMAEVSWNDVQHVDQLGLEVGYRLIPLVDRNQDGELLRRIRGIRKKIAQELGFLVPAVHIRDNLEIKPNAYRILMKGVEIGSGEAYIGQFLAINPGRVSGELKGLATTDPAFGLPAVWIDAGKRDEAQTLGYTVVDASTVVATHLSNLLNTHAAELLGREEVQALISHQAKESPKLVEDLVPKVVSVSTLQKVLQHLLTDGIHIRDFRTILETLADHVGVTQDVDELTAAVRTALSRVIIQQLFPGEAELPLMTLDPALENVLLQAVQSKAGGGLEPGLAENLLASAAQQSEQMENQGYNPVLLTPPGLRPLLARFLRRALPQLRVISHNEIPDNKSIRIIAVIGGSKG, encoded by the coding sequence ATGGATACCATTCTCGAGCAACTGAAACGCTTCAATCTGACCCGGCTGGCGGGCCCGGTCCTGATCATCCTCATCCTGACGATGATGGTGTTGCCGTTGCCGCCGGTCATCCTCGACATCTTCTTCACCTTCAACATCGCGGTGTCGGTGATCGTGCTGCTGGTCGGCATCAACGTGCGCCAGCCGCTGGACTTCTCGGCCTTCCCGTCGGTGCTGCTGGTCACCACGCTGCTCAGGCTGTCGCTCAACGTCGCCTCCAGCCGGGTGATCCTGCTGCAGGGCCACACCGGCCCCGACGCCGCCGGCAAGGTGATCGAGTCGTTCTCGCACTTCCTGGTCGGCAGCAACGTCGCCATCGGCGTGGTGGTGTTCGTCATCCTGACCATCATCAACTTCGTGGTGATCACCAAGGGCGCCGGCCGCATCGCCGAAGTGAGCGCGCGCTTCACGCTGGACGCCATGCCCGGCAAGCAGATGGCGATCGACGCCGACCTCAACGCCGGCCTGATCGGCGAGGAAGAGGCACGCAAGCGCCGCTCCACCATCGCCGAGGAGGCCAACTTCTTCGGCGCCATGGACGGTGCCTCCAAGTTCGTGCGCGGCGACGCCATGGCCGGCATCATGATCATTCTGATCAACATCGTCGGCGGCCTGATCGTCGGCGTGGTGCAGCACGACCTGGCGGTGAGCCGGGCCGCCGAGACCTATACCCTGCTGACCATCGGCGACGGCCTGGTGGCGCAGATTCCCGGCCTGATCATCTCCACCGCCGCCGGCATCGTGGTGTCGCGCGTCGGCACCGAGCGCGACCTGTCCGAGCAATTCCTCGGCCAGTTGTTCACCAAGCCGTCGGTGCTGTACATCACCGCCGCGGTGATCGGCATCATCGGCATGATTCCCAACATGCCGCACTTCGCCTTCCTGCTGATCGCAAGCCTGCTGGCCAGCCTCGGCTGGACCATGGAAAAGCGCCAGCGCGCGCAAGAGCAACAGGCGCAGCTCGCCAAGGCGGCCCCGCCGCCGCCCAGCGAACAGCAGATGGCCGAAGTCAGCTGGAACGACGTGCAGCACGTCGACCAGCTCGGGCTGGAAGTCGGCTACCGGCTGATCCCGCTGGTCGACCGCAACCAGGACGGCGAGCTGCTGCGGCGCATCCGCGGCATCCGCAAGAAGATCGCCCAGGAGCTGGGTTTCCTGGTGCCGGCGGTGCACATCCGCGACAACCTGGAGATCAAGCCGAACGCCTACCGCATCCTGATGAAGGGAGTGGAGATCGGCAGCGGCGAGGCCTATATCGGCCAGTTCCTCGCCATCAACCCGGGGCGGGTCAGCGGCGAGCTGAAGGGGCTGGCCACCACCGACCCGGCCTTCGGCCTGCCGGCGGTCTGGATCGACGCGGGCAAGCGCGACGAGGCGCAGACGCTGGGCTATACCGTGGTCGACGCCAGCACCGTGGTCGCCACCCACCTCTCCAACCTGCTCAACACCCACGCCGCCGAACTCCTGGGCCGCGAGGAAGTGCAGGCGCTGATCAGCCACCAGGCCAAGGAATCGCCCAAGCTGGTCGAGGACCTGGTGCCCAAGGTGGTGTCGGTGAGCACGCTGCAGAAGGTGCTGCAGCACCTGCTGACCGACGGCATCCACATCCGCGACTTCCGCACCATCCTCGAGACGCTGGCCGACCACGTCGGCGTGACGCAGGACGTCGACGAGCTGACCGCCGCCGTGCGCACCGCGCTGTCGCGCGTGATCATCCAGCAGCTGTTCCCGGGCGAGGCGGAACTGCCGCTGATGACGCTCGACCCGGCGCTGGAGAACGTGCTGCTGCAGGCGGTGCAGTCCAAGGCCGGCGGCGGGCTGGAACCCGGCCTCGCCGAAAACCTGCTGGCCAGCGCCGCCCAGCAATCGGAGCAGATGGAGAACCAGGGCTACAATCCGGTGCTGCTCACGCCGCCGGGGCTACGCCCGCTGCTGGCGCGTTTTTTGCGGCGGGCTCTCCCGCAGTTGCGCGTGATCTCGCATAATGAAATACCGGACAATAAATCCATTCGTATAATTGCGGTCATCGGGGGCAGCAAAGGCTGA
- the flhF gene encoding flagellar biosynthesis protein FlhF yields the protein MVVKKFFGKTTRDALRQVREELGADALILSNRPTMGGGVEIMAVADADVANLATTLSTSTSKHPPRHVPAPVAPTGGGAVNRALARTYALPVEPLEPPAPAAPTPAQLAASAAFPPRRETPPPPAAAPQQPLPPAAPAPVKASPPPAEEPEEVSQELKHIGEEIKLLRSLLQSQLASFAWSDMEERTPNRIELFKHLLAAGLSATLIRQLIDKMPAQYQGDVTLKWARSALMHNLKCADADRDVMERGGVYALVGPTGVGKTTTVAKLAARATMKFGAQHVALITTDSYRIGAQDQLRIYGKILGVPVYSIQNESELQLTLADLASRHIVFIDTVGMGQRDARVAAQTQMFDGAGREIQRILLMAANADGHTLEDVVRHYRGHGLAGCILSKIDESVAMGPALDVIIRNRLKMFYITNGQRVPEDLHLANAAFLIDRAMRSPQQNSPFALQGDELPIMNAAQAGWL from the coding sequence ATGGTGGTCAAAAAGTTCTTCGGCAAAACCACGCGCGATGCGCTCAGACAGGTCCGTGAGGAGCTGGGCGCCGACGCGCTCATTCTGTCCAACCGTCCGACCATGGGCGGCGGGGTGGAAATCATGGCCGTGGCCGATGCCGATGTCGCCAACCTGGCGACCACCCTGTCCACGTCGACCAGCAAGCATCCGCCGCGCCACGTGCCGGCGCCGGTCGCCCCGACCGGAGGCGGCGCGGTCAACCGCGCCCTGGCGCGCACCTACGCGCTGCCGGTGGAACCGCTGGAGCCCCCCGCTCCCGCCGCGCCGACCCCCGCCCAGCTCGCGGCCAGCGCCGCCTTCCCGCCGCGCCGGGAGACGCCACCGCCCCCGGCAGCGGCTCCGCAGCAGCCCTTGCCGCCGGCCGCGCCGGCACCCGTCAAGGCCTCTCCGCCCCCGGCGGAAGAGCCCGAGGAAGTGTCGCAGGAGCTCAAGCACATCGGCGAAGAGATCAAGCTGCTGCGCAGCCTGCTGCAGAGCCAGCTCGCCAGCTTCGCCTGGTCGGACATGGAAGAGCGCACGCCGAATCGCATCGAGCTGTTCAAGCACCTGCTGGCGGCCGGCCTGAGCGCCACGCTGATCCGCCAGCTGATCGACAAGATGCCGGCGCAGTACCAGGGCGACGTGACGCTGAAATGGGCGCGCTCGGCGCTGATGCACAACCTCAAGTGCGCCGACGCCGACCGCGACGTGATGGAACGCGGCGGCGTCTACGCGCTGGTCGGCCCGACCGGGGTCGGCAAGACCACCACGGTGGCCAAGCTCGCCGCGCGCGCCACGATGAAGTTCGGCGCGCAGCATGTGGCGCTGATCACCACCGACAGCTACCGGATCGGCGCCCAGGACCAGTTGCGCATCTACGGCAAGATCCTCGGCGTGCCGGTGTACTCGATCCAGAACGAATCCGAGCTGCAGCTGACGCTGGCCGACCTGGCCTCGCGCCACATCGTGTTCATCGACACCGTCGGCATGGGCCAGCGCGATGCCCGCGTCGCCGCCCAGACCCAGATGTTCGACGGCGCCGGACGCGAGATCCAGCGCATCCTGCTAATGGCCGCCAATGCCGACGGCCACACGCTGGAAGACGTGGTGCGGCATTACCGTGGTCATGGGCTGGCCGGCTGCATCCTGTCCAAGATCGACGAGAGCGTGGCGATGGGACCAGCCCTGGACGTGATCATTCGCAACCGGCTGAAGATGTTCTACATCACCAACGGCCAGCGCGTGCCGGAAGACCTGCACCTGGCCAACGCTGCCTTCCTGATCGACCGCGCCATGCGCTCGCCGCAACAGAACTCGCCGTTCGCGCTGCAAGGCGACGAGTTGCCGATCATGAACGCCGCCCAGGCCGGCTGGTTGTGA
- a CDS encoding flagellar synthesis regulator FleN, translating to MQDQAASLRRLAAQPVRAPSFAFVGAEGSGISTLVAGLGTGLAWAGCRPLLIDCQAGQQLARRLGVPTTATLETQMVGPGGLDTMMTQSRHGVSLLNLYARPEDRARFSAQLWLRLGSEFGSLERDCHTLLVDVPNPAHDPVPASVADNLVLVLTPAPESLTMAYATIKRLATLYGRQRFNVLVNRVRQLEEARELFRRLSGVTGEFLNVALRWVGFVPEDAAVTRSRSLHRPLMEAFPDSESAIAFSQLAAMLPQWHSPEATRPEAGFMDVLIAASRDWAEGGKTR from the coding sequence ATGCAGGATCAAGCCGCCAGTCTGCGCCGTCTCGCCGCCCAGCCGGTCCGCGCCCCCAGCTTCGCCTTTGTCGGCGCCGAGGGCAGCGGGATCAGCACGCTGGTGGCCGGGCTCGGTACCGGGCTCGCCTGGGCCGGCTGCCGGCCGCTGCTGATCGACTGCCAAGCGGGACAGCAGCTGGCGCGCCGGCTCGGCGTGCCGACCACCGCGACGCTGGAGACGCAGATGGTCGGGCCGGGCGGGCTCGACACCATGATGACGCAGTCGCGCCATGGCGTGAGCCTGCTCAACCTGTACGCGCGGCCGGAAGACCGTGCGCGCTTCTCGGCCCAGCTCTGGCTGCGGCTGGGCAGCGAATTCGGCTCCCTGGAGCGCGACTGCCACACGCTGCTGGTGGATGTACCCAACCCGGCACACGATCCGGTACCGGCCAGCGTGGCCGACAACCTGGTGCTGGTGCTCACGCCGGCGCCGGAATCGCTGACCATGGCCTACGCCACCATCAAGCGGCTGGCCACGCTGTACGGCCGCCAGCGCTTCAACGTGCTGGTCAACCGCGTGCGCCAGCTGGAGGAGGCGCGCGAGCTGTTCCGGCGGCTGTCCGGCGTCACCGGCGAGTTTCTCAATGTAGCGCTGCGCTGGGTCGGCTTCGTGCCGGAAGACGCCGCGGTCACGCGCAGCCGCAGCCTGCACCGGCCGCTGATGGAGGCCTTCCCCGACAGCGAGTCGGCCATCGCCTTTTCCCAGCTGGCGGCGATGCTGCCGCAATGGCATTCACCCGAAGCCACGCGCCCGGAGGCCGGCTTCATGGACGTACTGATCGCGGCCTCGCGTGACTGGGCCGAGGGAGGAAAGACACGATGA
- a CDS encoding RNA polymerase sigma factor FliA yields the protein MTLPSLKRRAYASTLGQGEIDVEAHAPLVKKIAKLLIARLPASVELDDLIQVGIIGLIEAARQFDPMQGVQFDTFASQRIRGAMLDELRREDWLPRQARRQAKQIEDAIHQLEQREGRPPLESEIADFLGLPQAEYQDMLGECKGVSLQHFGDLDDDGEASDAVTNVADDNAVDPLASLADGHFRAALVDAIKALPERDQLVMALYYEQELNLKEIGAVLGVSESRVCQLHSHAIARVRAKLREWL from the coding sequence ATGACCCTGCCATCGCTGAAACGCAGGGCGTACGCCAGCACCCTGGGCCAGGGCGAGATCGACGTCGAGGCCCACGCCCCGCTGGTCAAGAAGATCGCCAAACTGCTGATTGCCCGGCTACCGGCCTCGGTCGAACTGGACGACCTGATCCAGGTCGGCATCATCGGCCTGATCGAGGCGGCGCGCCAATTCGACCCGATGCAGGGAGTACAATTCGACACCTTCGCCAGCCAGCGCATCCGCGGCGCGATGCTGGACGAGTTGCGGCGCGAGGACTGGCTGCCGCGCCAGGCACGCCGCCAGGCCAAGCAGATCGAGGATGCCATCCATCAGCTGGAACAGCGCGAAGGTCGGCCGCCGCTGGAGTCGGAAATCGCCGACTTCCTCGGCCTGCCGCAGGCCGAGTACCAGGACATGCTGGGCGAGTGCAAGGGGGTGTCGCTGCAGCATTTCGGCGATCTGGACGACGACGGCGAAGCAAGCGATGCCGTGACCAACGTGGCGGACGACAACGCCGTCGACCCGCTCGCCAGCCTCGCCGACGGCCACTTCCGTGCGGCGCTGGTCGATGCCATCAAGGCGCTGCCGGAACGCGACCAGCTGGTGATGGCGCTGTATTACGAACAGGAACTGAACCTGAAGGAAATCGGCGCGGTGCTCGGCGTCTCCGAGTCACGCGTCTGCCAGTTGCATAGCCATGCCATCGCCCGCGTGCGGGCCAAGCTCAGGGAGTGGCTATAG
- a CDS encoding flagellar motor protein — protein MDKISIIAIIGGLAAIVVGQALEGGHIGSLFQLTAFMIVIGGTASAVMLQSTPKQFMTGLRMARWVFQPPQFDHEKTIRDVIHWSQSARKGGLLSLEGYVAQQRDPFNRKALQMLVDGTEPETLRSVMEVEISMFEHSRKQSTRIWESAGGYAPTMGILGAVLGLIHVMENLSDPSKLGSGIAVAFVATIYGVGSANLLFLPIANKLKNLVAAEVAMRELIVEGLVAIGHGENPRIIENRLRGFLAMHD, from the coding sequence TTGGATAAGATCAGCATCATCGCCATCATCGGGGGGCTGGCCGCCATCGTCGTCGGCCAGGCGCTGGAGGGCGGCCACATCGGTTCGCTGTTCCAACTGACCGCCTTCATGATCGTCATTGGCGGCACCGCCAGCGCCGTCATGCTGCAGAGCACGCCCAAGCAGTTCATGACCGGGCTGCGCATGGCGCGCTGGGTGTTCCAGCCGCCGCAATTCGATCACGAGAAGACCATCCGCGACGTCATCCACTGGAGCCAGAGCGCGCGCAAGGGCGGCCTGTTGTCGCTGGAAGGCTACGTCGCCCAGCAGCGCGACCCGTTCAACCGCAAGGCGCTGCAGATGCTGGTGGACGGCACCGAGCCGGAGACGCTGCGCTCGGTGATGGAAGTGGAAATCTCGATGTTCGAACACTCGCGCAAACAGTCCACGCGCATCTGGGAGTCGGCCGGCGGCTACGCGCCGACCATGGGCATCCTGGGCGCGGTGCTGGGGCTGATCCACGTGATGGAAAACCTGTCCGACCCGTCCAAGCTCGGCTCCGGCATCGCCGTGGCCTTCGTCGCCACCATCTACGGCGTCGGCTCGGCCAACCTGCTGTTCCTGCCGATTGCCAACAAGCTGAAGAACCTGGTGGCGGCCGAAGTGGCGATGCGCGAGTTGATCGTCGAGGGGCTGGTCGCCATCGGCCACGGCGAGAACCCGCGCATCATCGAGAACCGGCTGCGCGGCTTCCTCGCCATGCACGACTGA
- a CDS encoding exonuclease domain-containing protein: protein MLFEQPCAIVDLETTGGHITRDRITEIGILLIDGERIERYETLVNPGQPIPPFIENMTGISDAMVAEAPPFAELAATLLDKLQGRLLLAHNARFDYGFLKNEFKRAGLVFQSEVLCTVKLSRRLYPQHFKHSLDSLIERHGIVLADRHRAMADALAVYHFLEAATAELGPEAVLGAATDLLAPTALPPGLDPELLDSLPDVPGVYLLLGDDEQPLYVGRATNLRRQVLAHFHADKAHGKPVHIAEPIRRVEWCETLGEFGASLLELQWLRVYRPRHNRRGGVGDELCSIQLGEGADGFVRPRIVLAHELDFSRTADLYGLFRHPREARKMLQDMARAQGLCQAVLGVEQVTSRKGAPCGGYQAGLCRGACIGREPAMQHNTRLMSALARVRVKNWPFPGAVAVVEWDEVTGERVEHVFDRWCYLGTRHAASEELSGRPSFDLDSYKLFSAYIKKATPASELRLLDEGELVFAGVIG from the coding sequence ATGCTGTTTGAGCAACCCTGCGCCATTGTCGACCTGGAAACCACCGGCGGGCACATCACCCGCGACCGCATCACCGAGATCGGCATCCTGCTGATCGACGGCGAGCGCATCGAGCGCTACGAGACGCTGGTCAACCCCGGCCAGCCCATCCCGCCCTTCATCGAGAACATGACCGGCATTTCCGACGCCATGGTGGCCGAGGCGCCGCCGTTCGCCGAACTGGCCGCAACGCTGCTCGACAAGCTGCAGGGGCGGCTCTTGCTGGCGCACAACGCGCGCTTCGACTACGGCTTCCTGAAGAACGAATTCAAGCGCGCCGGTCTCGTGTTCCAGAGCGAGGTGCTGTGCACCGTCAAGCTGTCGCGCCGGCTCTATCCGCAGCATTTCAAGCACAGCCTCGACAGCCTGATCGAGCGCCACGGCATCGTGCTGGCAGACCGCCATCGCGCCATGGCCGACGCGCTGGCGGTGTACCACTTCCTCGAAGCGGCGACCGCCGAGCTGGGCCCGGAGGCGGTGCTGGGGGCGGCGACGGACCTGTTGGCGCCGACCGCCTTGCCGCCGGGACTCGACCCGGAACTGCTCGACAGCCTGCCGGACGTGCCCGGCGTGTACCTGCTGCTGGGCGACGACGAGCAGCCCCTGTACGTCGGCCGCGCCACCAATCTGCGCCGCCAGGTGCTGGCGCATTTTCACGCCGACAAGGCGCACGGCAAGCCGGTGCACATCGCCGAGCCGATCCGCCGCGTCGAATGGTGCGAAACGCTGGGGGAGTTCGGCGCCTCGCTGCTGGAGCTGCAATGGCTCCGCGTCTACCGGCCGCGCCACAACCGGCGTGGAGGAGTGGGCGACGAGCTGTGCTCGATCCAGTTGGGCGAGGGGGCGGACGGCTTCGTGCGGCCGCGCATCGTGCTGGCGCACGAACTCGACTTCAGCCGTACCGCCGACCTGTACGGCCTGTTCCGCCATCCGCGCGAGGCGCGCAAGATGCTGCAGGACATGGCTCGTGCGCAGGGCCTGTGCCAGGCCGTGCTGGGGGTGGAGCAGGTCACCAGCCGCAAGGGCGCGCCATGCGGCGGCTACCAGGCCGGGCTGTGCCGTGGCGCCTGCATCGGGCGCGAGCCGGCGATGCAGCACAATACCCGGCTGATGTCGGCGCTGGCCCGGGTGCGGGTGAAGAACTGGCCGTTTCCCGGTGCGGTGGCGGTGGTGGAGTGGGACGAGGTGACCGGCGAGCGCGTCGAGCACGTGTTCGACCGCTGGTGCTACCTGGGCACGCGCCATGCCGCCAGCGAGGAGCTGAGCGGCCGGCCGAGCTTCGATCTGGACAGCTACAAGCTGTTCAGCGCCTACATCAAGAAGGCCACGCCGGCGAGCGAGCTGCGCCTGCTCGACGAGGGCGAGCTGGTGTTTGCCGGCGTGATCGGCTGA